Below is a window of Vanacampus margaritifer isolate UIUO_Vmar chromosome 11, RoL_Vmar_1.0, whole genome shotgun sequence DNA.
GGGGTTCATccaagactctaaattgtcttcGGTCTTGTCAAAGATGCGCATCCGATTTATCAAAGACTCATGGAAAGCTCCAAATTGTCTTACCTTAGATTTGTTCTCTGCCGGTTTCCCCCCCTCTGACTGTAGAAAACTTTTCATAGCAGGTTTATTACAGTTTTagaattgtcattttatttattttttattttgttttatttttttaatttagttagttttaattagttttcagggtggctctgttagtttttagcctattagttttagtttaaaacaatgcttagttttagttgaatttttgttagtttcagtattagttaaaaaagtgtattacttgtgcgcactatttaataaacaccatggtaaaatgaaaaaagtaactcattttttatctattttggctgagttaaatgaaaaagtagGCGAGCCGagacattggagccaaaagtcaagcaggcaaatttgttgccttggagcgacgtcatctgaaggtgtttttctattggctgctgctagatgatgtcacttctgtgtgacacactttgaaaaggccttattccggttaatatcgaaataaatatacttaaaatcacatttcaaatcatccccaaaggctcatgtattaccGTAAATTatttaccaaagactaaaacaaaggacatttttgcataATTATGGTTAATTTTAGTTAGTAGTTTCagttaattttcttattttaaaaagcattttcgtttttattttatttcattaatgaatttattttttgaattttagttgtagttttttttgcgtTCTGGTGAACTCAAACAACCTGCATAGCAGGCTAAATACAGGTGCTGCAATCATGTACAGTATCCCTCACTAATTATTTAAACAATGAAATTGACATGAATGAGCCTGAGGTTTTTCTATTTGTTGCAGAGTGTACCAATTGCCTTTAATATAGTAGAAACTTGTATGTTAGGTTATTTAAATTGTCCTTGTCTTCCGTTGTGGtatgaataaattaatttacATGTTCAGTTGTGTGGTCTCTTTGACAGAACAAGCAGCTGGAGTGTACCACCGGGAGTCACGCAAAGGGAGATACCAGCTGACGTATAAGGAGGCCGAAGCTGTGTGCAAGTACGAGGGAGGGACAATGGCCACATACGACGAACTGGAGGCTGCTCGGCAAATAGGTCTGGAAAACTCACTAGAAAGTAATTCAAAATGACtcatttttgactgatatttagTCAAAAAGCAACCATAACAATTATTTCTGCACTGTCGAACGGTGTACGTCATTGCAGGCTGGAggtcaaacaaaacaatgcttGAAATGTTAATTTCCATGGGACACTTTGGTTGCTGTTAAATGACGCCCAATTATTAAGATGTCACTGGTGTATTGTAAAAGAGTGTTAATGCCATCTTGGTTGAATGACATCACTAATGCGTATCCAGTCAGTTTCCTCTCGGGTGTCACAACACCCGCGCCCCACCCAACTAATCACATGTCAGCAGCTACAACAGACTTCCCCCTTCAGTAATCTAAAcagggaagggggaggggggtctCCAATTTATCAGGCCTGTTTTGAAAGGGGTCTGCTCATTGTAACGGCAACACCGACTCCACAAATAACACAAATCCACCCAAAAAGTCTCATGATGGTCATTAGGAAGCTTTGTTCACGTCAAGGGGTGTGGTGGGAGAGACGGTAGTTGGTTAAACGGAGGAAAGAATCGCACATTTGACTCACTGTCATTTTTCTTGTTTAGGTTTCCATGTATGCGCTGCAGGATGGTTTGATAATGGCCGTGTTGGCTACCCCATCGTCAAAGCTGGTGCCAACTGTGGCTTTGGAAAGGTGGGCATCATCGACTACGGCTACAGGCTCAACAAAAGCGAGAGGTGGGACGTGTACTGCTACAACCCAAGCTGTGAGTAGTTCGCTGAAGTTTGTGATGCTGCCAACAGGGGTAAAAAATGGCCAGCGGTGGAATTAGCAAAAGATgtaggattttttgttttgtttgtttgttggacCCACCCCCATTGTCCAAAGACCTTGATTTAGGAACATAAATTGCTGTTTAAGTAACAtacatgtttacaaaaacatgtatgtTCTATTTGTTTCTATTgctgtcaaaataaacatcaaacaGGGAGAATTACAACTTCTGTAACTGCCCAAACAAAGGTCCTGCATTTTTGAGgttaaaaggatacttgactcattgagccattttcagcagtaaaaagttaaaattttatCCAGAATGAATtcgataacttcattattttttgtgcacaattaatacctttaaaaactaaattttccacttgctatcgactgaagatgacatcacctgtgctgaggaagtaggtaacgaccaatcatggctcagtttgctgaccagacccagaaaacaggtgtagtaggtaacgaccaatcatggctcgccTGTCTCCATGCATGATAGattaatggatttttttggggggaggtcTGTGTCTACAAGGTTTATCGAACACTCCTGTATAGCTAGCCTCTTTTAAACCCGTTTAAATGCAAGCATCATGTTGAAATGATCTTAGATCATTGAGCAAGCGAAGCTGTGTCATGGTTCCCAGTGGTGGTGACTGTggtgataatgatgataatgatgatgatccTGACCACACTTACAGAACAGTCATCAATTCTGTAGCCCTGCAGACCACCCCTGCTTCATGGCAAACACAAGTGACGACACAAGTAATCACTCCAGGATGGGATGACAAAGTCTGGAATCAAAACCACAATCTGGTTTCCTGCCCGTGACTCATCGCTGTTACCTTCAGGCTAAACCTGGATGACTTATCGGCATCCATGGATACGATGTTTACAGAGGAGCCTTTCAAGTACGGTAGTCATAATGACTGTCGACCATCTGCCTGCGATCAAACATGGCTATTGTTAGCAGTTCAGAAGACAACCAAAGGAACATTTATTTCTTAGATACGTTATTATAGTGTTCCCTGGCCACAACATTGGATAGATATTATAGAAAAATTTAAGTGATGAAACCACAGATTTGTTTGtgttattgttgtaatctgacTTACTTTGCCAGACTTCTATCAtagacttttgttgttgttgtagtgaaggcttaaaagactgcaagtcCATATTTTCGTGCATAGCCCAAGTCTAGAGCAAAGCGCAGTCAATCATGggtggagattttttttcttttgggtaCTTTCGTAGACGCGTGGCGTTAGAAAATTGtatttgcgccgttgtgggagtgaacacagctggCTGGCTTCCCGGCCATTCGAAGTGCCTCCTCTCATTATTTTTTAGAGAGAAGCATGGTGTACATGGCGGAAACATGACTTAATTTATAAGGAACTGCAAAAACATCTTCACTTGCGGATGATGTAAATTTAGCCAGGAGTGGACACTTTAAGACCACCTTCCACCTCCTCCCCATAGCTGTGGTATGGCCATGGCGGGGATTTTAacaatgtattaaatataataatagtaatcGATTCCTACAATAATTTTGATGATACGATGGACGTTGCCATATTTATGGATGACAACACACATCCACAGATCTCACAATTGCCTGCCTGCACCTCAACCAAATCACAACacttgcgccacaacttagacctgctttccGCTGGTCcaaatttgagtatttttttatgctaccaAATTGCCAGGTGCATCAGGGGCGTGTAAAAGAAAACACCCTCAGTCCGCCAGAACACACAGCATGGCGCAACacggtctgccaaattcccaaacatgcTAAAGGAGGCTTACACATGCATGAAAATTGAGATGCACTTGTGCTCACGTGCTGTCTATGAAATTAGAGGCTAAAGTTAACGGCTCCAATTGAAGTAgttaaataaactgtttttcatattaattcatggttcGTTTGCGTTTATCCGAGCAtaaacctaacctaacctatttttatttatttatttattttttatttttctaaggagagctcagtattgttcattcgatttgacatgtcatcattgctctccttttttattaaaaaaaaaattcatatatatatatatatatatatatatatatatatatatatatatatatatatatatatatatatatatatatatactgtatatatatttttttgtatgtgggtgagtatgtgtatgtgcgtgcgagcatGTGTGTACCTAACCTAACCTATGGTTGatataagaccaaaacatttatgtataattaatcagaaaattttacttttatgatctttcttttgtgtcattttaaacGGAGtccaatgattattattttgtgtcttCTAGCAAAGGAGTGCGGCGGCGTTCTGACCGACCAGCAGAGGTTCATCCAGTCTCCTGGCTTTCCAGACGAATACAAGGACGACCAGATCTGCTACTGGCACATCCGAGTGCGTCTAGACCAGAAGATCCTCCTCCATTTTGTAGAGTTTGATGTGGAGGACGACACGGCGTGCTTGGCAGACTACCTGGAAGTGTACGACAGTTACGACGATGTGTCCGGCTTTGCTGGAAGGTGAAAGTCAACTGCGTGCTCAAAGTCACCTGACCTCCTCATTCAGTTACATCGAATCACCTTCaaatgtgtgtctttttttccttcaggtTTTGTGGTGATTATTTACCCGAAGACATGATCAGCACAGGTGAGCcacattgtttttttactagatttccaagtaaaacaaaaataatcaaaatgatgGTGGGGTTGTAAAACACGTCTGTCTCCCACTTTTGAGCTTCAGGGTTTGATTCTCActtctggccttcctgtgtagATTTGCATGTATTTCATGTTCTTGTGTGAGTTTTCTGCGGGTACTCCTGCTTCCTCGCATATTGCCgcccaaaaaaacaagcataTAGTTTCTAAACTGGCCATaatgaatgcttgtttgtctatatgtaaCCTGCAAT
It encodes the following:
- the tnfaip6 gene encoding tumor necrosis factor-inducible gene 6 protein encodes the protein MRLLAVLWMLSFLLKEAHTWGFKNGIFHNSIWLEQAAGVYHRESRKGRYQLTYKEAEAVCKYEGGTMATYDELEAARQIGFHVCAAGWFDNGRVGYPIVKAGANCGFGKVGIIDYGYRLNKSERWDVYCYNPSSKECGGVLTDQQRFIQSPGFPDEYKDDQICYWHIRVRLDQKILLHFVEFDVEDDTACLADYLEVYDSYDDVSGFAGRFCGDYLPEDMISTGNVMTLKFLSDASVTAGGFQLQYFAMNASALSHNYTDYFH